TTCCTCCTCCATTAGTATCATTATTTGTTGTGAGATCCGTGAGAATTTTCTCAGGAGTCTTGAGAATGATTAGTTTTTCTTCTTCACCGCTTAAGTTGGGTTGATCAACGAGTGGTGAAGATGGTGGTTCAGTAACGGGAGTTGAAAGGGACAAGGATGGAAGTGAGGTGGTGGAAGCAGAGGTAGATTGGTTCTTCTCCATTTTTTGATAATGAGAGTGAGCCTGAGAAGGAAATTGTGCGATAAAAGGATATATATTTGCATGTCAATATATATATGGGAGGTGCATGAATCATCCTTTACTCAATTAATCgtctatattattatttaataataactATTTACGTCAAGATATTTTCATCTTAATATAATCattaaaatatgaatatttattatatcaaatatataatttaatataaatattaaagttGTTTACCaactttaaattattatttttatataaaaatatttttacatgatTAGCTATTATATTAATTCATATAATTATGTTAGTTAggtgtatattaaaatcaactattaaaattgattattaaagtaaaatatatattaaaatataaaatttatattaaaaattagttaaaatatatatgtattacACAGTCGTGTAATCACATTTGTTTTTTTTGGATAATCATTTAGGTATTAATATGAAAGGTAGTTATTTCTGTTAATATGGTGTTAAATAATTGGATGTACgtgtaaaattattatatactgacaatacattaaaattaaattcatgtatatatatataaatatataatcaaaattaaattcatgcatttatatataaatatataatgactaattttaataattgattttaattagtatacaaataacattttgaattaattaatgTGTATGTATTATTCTCGTGGGGTTGAAAAAAACGTTGCCAATAGGGCTTCTCGAGAGGGAATGAAAAGTGTGGCATGTGGTGGGATGAGTATAATTAGTACAAAGGAACATTTAATGTCAATTAATCCCTAATTATGTTATTTACTTCTTTGGATTACAAAAGTTGGCCAAGTGTtgtctctcttttttttaattcttttttatatgaaaaaatataaatagataataaaaatattaaacaatgtaaaCAATTGATATATTAgatgtttaatttattagatgtgtagataattattttaatattaagatttagataAGTAATTTAAAAGTGtaatatgtttttattttattaggtcaattttaaaattttttatttatattatttacaaAAGTTATGATCTACCTAACAAAaccttttttatatatatagcttcttttattatttgtttcaTTTGTATGACATAAATTTagcaaaatgaaaaaataaatacatatataaatttttatcatcaagatgctTGATGATGCTTCATATATAAAAGAAATACATTTCTTATATATGGTAAGATATCTATgaacttaattaaattataatttggtCAAATagatcattattattattgaacttgttattaattaattattttaaaaaagctCTTTATTATTAATTCATTTTCACTCTCTtcctttatatttaatttatatgacaaaagaatacaaaaaatacctaaaatattagaaaaagatttaaaagaaataaaaacagagaaaataatatttaattttatgtgCTAACATAACTTGATTGgatgtattttaatttataataaaaaatatattttaatttaattgaattctctatgtcaattccaataTATGTATCTAAGCCACTAAATTTCACACATGGAATCTAGTCACTTGGATATGTTGCCACAAGTATGGATATACACCtcttatataattatataaattttcagGTTTAATTTATAAGGATGACACTGAAGATTCTGTTTCTAAATTGCTTAATTAAAAGGTTGCACATACAACAAAATTTTTGGGTAAATATGAATCCGGAAATGAATATAAAGCAACAAAATGAAAGAGCATGGATGTGAATATATATCACTGATATTTactcataaattaaaataaatattccAAATAAGTAGGATATCTATCACCAGTATTATTGTATTCATAATGATTATaccaaataaaaattataaatcaaCCCCCATTTTCTCActttaaaaatatgtttttcaaCAAGTAACCAATCCATACATAATTTAACTTATAAACCAGAAAAAACTTAAAACCAAGAAACCCAtaaagtaacaaaataaaacaccATGCATGCATATTATTATACAACTCAAGCATAATAATATAAATGTGATTAATTAACTTGACTAATCTTCCAAAaattctcatcatcatcatgcctTGTCTTCTTCATCGGCAGGCTTATTGAGATCAAACCCTAAATCTTTTCCTTCATCACCGTTCCCTCCTTCACCACCACCGCCGGCTCCTCCAATTGGCTGGTTGAGATCAAATGCTCCGCCTTCTCCAACTTGCCCGGCGGCGCCAGCACTTCCTCCTTCGCCAGAAGCGGCACTACTTCCTCCCTCCGCAGAGCCTAAaccacataaaaaataaaaaataaaaaacaaagacAACAAATCATTAGATCACACACCGTGAgaaattaatcaattatatatatattttctttgatCTTAATTTTCATAACAATATATACCCTGGGTGGTGGCACCACCAGTAGCAGCGACAGCGGCAGAGGCGGCGGCAGAGGACGTGAAAGTTGGTGGCTTAAAGAAGCCACGGTACTGGCGATCAGGGTGCTTCCTCATGTGTCCAAAAGCACCTTTCCAACTTGCAAAAGTTTTGTTACAAACTGGGCATGTTGGTGTTCCAGTTGGAGGGTCCTTCACTTCCGATGCCTTTCTCTTTCTACTTGCACCACCTGCACCACTTCCACCGGAACCCGCTTCACCCAACACCACTCCCTCTCCACCAACACCAACCGCTATTGCCATAGCCGACCCGCCAATCCCTCCTTCTTCTGCAGCCGAAGGCGGAGGAGGCGGCGGGCTTTCCCCGCTTTCGGAGAGTTCAGCCAGCACTTCTTCTGGTGTTTTCAGAATTACTGGTGGCTCTTCAACAGGGACATCTTGCGGCGacggtggtggtggttgttcgGTGGTGGAGGTTGAaggagaggaggaggaggaggaggaggaagcaTTTTTGTCCATAATTGAACCAAGAAATGAGACGGAGTGTGAAGGAGAAGAAAGGGTGCATGAATGAAAATGATTAATTActgttatgtatatatatacagaGAAATACAGAATCAAGTTTAAGAGGGTGTGTGCGTGTTTAAGAGAACACGTAGCTTTGTGAAAGGATGCgatgccaataaacacctttTCGAGACGCCGGAACAAGTTTAAATGTTTAGCGCCAACACACAAATTTTGGTGccaaattaattaaaactaTTGTCTCTTCATTTCATTTCTACGTGTATTTCAAAAGTTAGTGAAGGAAATGGAAATCATAATAATGTCCAaattatatttctttgtttgtaATAATAAAATGGACGAGGTATATATACAAAAGTTTAGTTTTGATATAATAATGCAAAACATACACATATGAAAGGAATAAAATCATATAGCTAATTGTAAATTTAGTTACATAAATACTAAGtcaaatattatattatattatattatattatattatattgttAGTATCTATTTATCACGGTTATTAAAAGAACATAATTTTACTAAaacaataattttaatatataataaatttatggaAAATgcattaaaagttaaaatagtTCTAATAAATTAATCGAGTATATGAGTTGAATTCTAATACACtgttattataataatttttttataagcaTTTACCTATATAATATAGGGTTAAATACAATTTTGATTCCTAAAGTATaggttaaaaatttttttcgtttctaaccttttttgcatacaaaatcgtctctaaaatttaatttggttttaaaatcatccttcaaa
The genomic region above belongs to Arachis stenosperma cultivar V10309 chromosome 5, arast.V10309.gnm1.PFL2, whole genome shotgun sequence and contains:
- the LOC130980290 gene encoding uncharacterized protein LOC130980290, with translation MDKNASSSSSSSSPSTSTTEQPPPPSPQDVPVEEPPVILKTPEEVLAELSESGESPPPPPPSAAEEGGIGGSAMAIAVGVGGEGVVLGEAGSGGSGAGGASRKRKASEVKDPPTGTPTCPVCNKTFASWKGAFGHMRKHPDRQYRGFFKPPTFTSSAAASAAVAATGGATTQGSAEGGSSAASGEGGSAGAAGQVGEGGAFDLNQPIGGAGGGGEGGNGDEGKDLGFDLNKPADEEDKA